A stretch of DNA from Micromonospora sp. WMMD1155:
GCGACCAGCGCGACCCGCTTGACGACCTCGATCAGGGTGCTGACCGGCACCCGGGCCTCGGCGTTGTGGGCCGCCGGGAAGAGCGACCGAACCGGCGGGTAGTTGGCGCCGTCGAGCAGACGGCTGGTGGTGCGTCGGGTGCCACCGGCCAGGCCGACCATGCCCTCGCCTGCGGCACCCTGGGCCAGCGCGAGGGTGACCTCGCCACCCAGCGGGCCGAGCGCCTTGGCGGTGTCGTTCAGGGTGCGGGCCGGCACCAGGGCGTTGATGCTCACGTCGGGGTCGTCCGGTCGCCACTGGATCTCGCGCAGGGCCAACCGGTAGCGGTCGGTGGCGAGCATCGACAGCGTGCTGCCGGAAAGCTCGACGCGAACGCCGGTCATCATCGGAAGGGTCTCGTCTCGGCCCGCCGCGATGGCCACCTGGGAGACCGCCGTGGCGAACGCGGCGGCGTCCACCGTGCCGGCGCTCTGCGGCATCTCGGGCAGCGCCGGGTAGTCCTCCACCGGCATGGTGGGAAGGGTGAACCGGGCGCTGCCGCAGACCAGTTCGAGGTGGGCGCCGACCGCGGCGATGTCGACCGGCTTGG
This window harbors:
- the dnaN gene encoding DNA polymerase III subunit beta produces the protein MKFRVERDALAEAVAWTAKSLPNRPSVPVLAGVMLRVTDGNLRVSGFDYEVSSQVTVEVQGDADGAALVSGRLLAEITKALPAKPVDIAAVGAHLELVCGSARFTLPTMPVEDYPALPEMPQSAGTVDAAAFATAVSQVAIAAGRDETLPMMTGVRVELSGSTLSMLATDRYRLALREIQWRPDDPDVSINALVPARTLNDTAKALGPLGGEVTLALAQGAAGEGMVGLAGGTRRTTSRLLDGANYPPVRSLFPAAHNAEARVPVSTLIEVVKRVALVAERTTPVLLSFSADGLVVEAGGSEEARASEAMEATFTGDALTIGFNPQYLIDGLANLGSQTAVLSFVDAFKPAVISPAGEDGEVIPGYRYLIMPIRVSR